One part of the Pogona vitticeps strain Pit_001003342236 chromosome W, PviZW2.1, whole genome shotgun sequence genome encodes these proteins:
- the LOC144584976 gene encoding uncharacterized protein LOC144584976: MTIDVTQSTHRRNEVNAYKKERASKCTVTISHENPLRGERPYQCLQCSKSFSNSTHLSTHQRTHTGEKPYKCMECGKSFSQGAHLSSHQRTHTGEKPYKCMECGKNFNQKGNLRSHQRTHTGEIYKCMECGKTFSQSGALILHKITHTGDKPYKCMECGKSFGNSTSLRLHQRTHTGDKPYKCMECGKRFNQKGNLRSHQRTHTGEIYKCMECGKTFSQSGALILHQITHTGDKPYKCMECGKSFGNSSSLHLHQRTHTGEKPYKCMECGKSFSCSNSLRLHQRTNTGKKPYKCMECGKSFSYSSSLHLHQRTHTGEKPYKCMECGKNFSRSSHLSSHQRTHTVEISYKCMECGKSFSHSGALILHQITHTGDKPYKCMECGKSFINSSSLRVHLRTHTGEKPYKCMECGKSFINSSSLRLHLRTHTGEKPYKCIECGNSFSQSSHLSSHQRTHTGEKPYKCMECGKSFSCSSSLHLHQRTHTGDKPYKCMECGKSFSCSSSLHLHQRTHTGEKPYKCMECGKSFSCSSSLHLHQRTHTGEKPYKCMECGKSFSCSSSLHLHQRTHTGEKPYKCMECGKNFSRSSHLSSHQRTHIGEISYKCMECGKSFSHSGALILHQITHTGNKPYKCMECGKSFSRSSNLNSHQRTHTGEKPYKCMECGRSFNLNSSLISYQRTHTGEKQYKCMEYGKSFSHNHRVSLH, from the coding sequence ATGACAATAGACGTGACACAGTCCACCCACAGGAGAAACGAAGTCAATGCATATAAGAAGGAAAGAGCATCAAAATGCACAGTGACTATTTCACATGAAAACCCTCTGAGAGGTGAGAGACCATACCAATGCCTACAATGTTCAAAGAGCTTCAGTAACAGCACTCACCTGagtacacatcaaagaactcacactggggagaaaccatataaatgcatggaatgtggaaagagtttcagtcaaggagctcacctgagttcacatcaaagaactcacactggagagaaaccatataaatgtatggaatgtggaaagaacttcaatCAGAAGGGTAACCTtcgttcccatcaaagaactcacactggggagatatataaatgcatggaatgtggaaagaccttcagtcagagtggtgccctgaTTTTACATAAAATAacccacactggagacaaaccatataaatgcatggaatgtggaaagagctttggtaaCAGCACTTCCCTGCGtctacatcaaagaactcacacgggggacaagccatataaatgcatggaatgtggaaagcgcTTCAATCAGAAGGGTAACCTtcgttcccatcaaagaactcacactggggagatatataaatgcatggaatgtggaaagaccttcagtcagagtggtgccctgaTTTTACATCAAATAacccacactggagacaaaccatataaatgcatggaatgtggaaagagctttggtaaCAGCAGTTCCCTGCAtctacatcaaagaactcacacaggggagaagccatataaatgcatggaatgtggaaagagcttcagttgcaGCAATTCCCTCCGTCTACATCAAAGAACTAACACAGGgaagaagccatataaatgcatggaatgtggaaagagcttcagttacagCAGTTCCCTGCAtctacatcaaagaactcacacaggggagaagccatataaatgcatggaatgtggaaagaacttcagtcgcAGCAGTCAtcttagttcccatcaaagaactcacaccgtGGAGAtatcatataaatgcatggaatgtggaaagagcttcagtcacagtggtGCCCTGATTTTACATCAAATAACCCATACTGGAgacaaaccatataaatgcatggaatgtggaaagagctttattaaCAGCAGTTCCCTGCGTGTACAtctaagaactcacacaggggagaaaccatataaatgcatggaatgtggaaagagctttattaaCAGCAGTTCCCTGCGTCTACatctaagaactcacactggggagaaaccatataaatgcatagaatgtggaaatagcttcagtcaaagcagtcacctgagttcacatcaacgaactcacactggggagaagccatataaatgcatggaatgtgggaagagcttcagttgcAGCAGTTCCCTGCAtctacatcaaagaactcacacaggggacaagccatataaatgcatggaatgtggaaagagcttcagttgcaGCAGTTCCCTGCAtctacatcaaagaactcacacaggggagaagccatataaatgcatggaatgtggaaagagcttcagttgcaGCAGTTCCCTGCAtctacatcaaagaactcacacaggggagaagccatataaatgcatggaatgtggaaagagcttcagttgcaGCAGTTCCCTGCAtctacatcaaagaactcacacaggggagaagccatataaatgcatggaatgtggaaagaacttcagtcgcAGCAGTCaccttagttcccatcaaagaactcacatcgGGGAGAtatcatataaatgcatggaatgtggaaagagcttcagtcacagtggtGCCCTGATTTTACATCAAATAACccacactggaaacaaaccatataaatgcatggaatgtggaaagagcttcagtcgcagcagtaacctgaattcacatcaaagaactcacacgggggagaaaccatataaatgcatggaatgtggaaggagcttcaaTCTGAACAGTTCCCTCATTTCctatcaaagaactcatacaggggagaaacaatataaatgcatggaatatggaaagagtttcagtcataACCATAGAGTTAGTTTACATTAG